Genomic window (Saccharomyces eubayanus strain FM1318 chromosome XVI, whole genome shotgun sequence):
ATCCATTTTATCGCAGATCAAAAGCCCAAATGATGTTAATATGGCAAATTCCTTTTTCCAGTGTATTTTACCTGAATTTACAATAGAAAACTTTTTAGTGGGCATACCCAAGTTCATTATCCCTCCCATTTGAAGGATTTTGCTATATTTATATTCCGAATTCTTGAAACCAGCTTGGCTATCATCATttaatatttcaaaatttggtaaaTGCAACTTATTTAATTGGCTTCTGTGGAAACGTAGGTATCCACCCTTGGTACCACTCATAATACTGAAACACTTCTCGTATCTATGTTCCTCTTTTCCTAACATATCCATTTTCatggaattttttttccagtaTTTCGAAACCtctgaaaacaaatttaCGTCACATAACGAATCATTTAAAATATGCGAATAAATGTTTATATCATCTTGACATAATGTAGCATATCCGCTAGAGCCGGAACTTGGGTTatgtgaaaaataagatGATATTGAGTTTGAAGCCGGTctagtattattattattgttgacTCCGAGGTTAGTCCCGTTACCGGCAGAAGTATTGGATGGACCTGAAGAAACTGTTGTCGATGGGAGTATATTTGAACCACTGGTTGAAGTTGTTAATGGGTAATAGTTCGGTGAAATAGAGGATTCCTTAGATAATATGCTACCCTTTTTTATCATATCTATAGGAGAATACATGGAGTTGGATGAAAGTGAAATAGCAAAATTTGTATCAAATGTATCTTTATCAAAGACACTATCGTCCAAGGCCATTGGTGACATCACGAAATAATTGAACTTAGGGGACTCTTTTGCTGTGACATTTTCATAGAAGTATGACAGTATATCAATAGGAACCTCGTTACCATTTGAATATTTATCATTATGAACCAAATCCACAAAATCGTGCTTCGTCATCTTACATTTGTTGTTAGGATTAAAATAATCCGTATGCAGCATTAATAAGGAGAACGTTATGAAATAAACTTGATCCGAGTTTAACCAGGTGCATTCAATTCCCGTCTTCTTACAGAAACTTTTCTGTGATTTATAATATGCCGTACTGAATTCCATTATCAATCTATCAATTTGTTGGGACTCCTTTGGAAGCTCTAAAAACATTAAAAGTTTTCGAAGGGCAATGTCCAAGGGATCGTttttaaattcaaaatggtTCGTTAATAAATAACTTAAGcaatttttgttgaaatcaTCTTCCTTCTCAGTTAGAATGACCCCAATGAACTTCCCATATGGCGCCAATttaattaaaaaatctttGCATGAATCACCGAATTCCGGTGTTGGAATCGGTGGTAGATCATTCAACGAGATGTCCAATTTTTGTTGGagttgatgttgttgttgaagatgCTGTTGTTTAGATGATGATAAACTGGGGGAGCGAAGATTAACAAAACTGCTCAAAGCATTGACTATCGAACTACTTCTTCTCGACGTCCCTATAATAGTCGAGTTAGCATTGCTTGTATTATTGTAGACCGAAGCAGGACCCGACCCATGAGGCAAGCCTAATTTTCCGTTATAGTTTTCGTTATCGGTGGACTTGCTCTTTCCGCTCTTATTTTGTACAAAAGATGTACTCTGGGATCTAGATCTTGATGGTTTTTGATGATCTAAATGACTCGTGTCTATCTCGTTTGTACTACAGCTTGAAATGTTATTATCATCGGACAAAAGAGGACTGTGAGACCTAATAATTTCCGGTCTCATAATACTCGCATTCGTCTCATCGATGGTCCTAATAAAAGGTGGTGGAGATAATGGGGTCTTGTTTCTAGCTGCgttattcttctttatatagTCAAATACATCAACGGTCCTACTACGCCTTCTTCCAAATCTCTTCTTAAATATTTCGTCTTGTTGTTTGGCCAACTCTATTTGAGGCGTTGTGTCAATTGGTATAGGGTGTAAAGGATTGAACTTCActgacgatgaagacgatgatgatgctacaacatttctttttgatggGTTGAAGTACCTTGAAGCCGCTGTAGACGAACCAATAGAAGAAGTTGTAGATATTCTACTCATCGTAGGGAGCGTCGGAGCTAATCTTTCACCATTAAACAAGGAGCAGTCCTGTGACATTCTATATTCCTTAGAAGATCTATTAGAGGTAGGAAATTTTTCCGTGGTGGATTTGGCAGGACTAAGcgaaagagaaatatgttttgaattcttccTCATGTTATCAGACCCAAAATTGACAATTGACGTTTTCTCGGGGTTAAGATTGGGCTCTCTCTCTATTGAATTTGTATCATATTCGGATATGAGATGCTTTTCCTTGGAATCTTGTCCTTTGCTATTGTGTTGAGCATCCGCATTCTCATCCTCTTCGGAGCCTCTCTCACTAGTTGACctaaaattcaaatctagCCTACTCATCTTATGTCGTATTCTGCTTAGTTTGCTGTGTTTTTTGGTAGGCTTGAATTCCCTAAGGTTTgctttatcttcatcattcGATGCATGCTCCTGTATTTCTGCCAATTGAATGAAAGGTCTCCTATAACCTTCATCTTCTCtgtttttgtctttgttcCTTGGACCGTTGGTCCTATCTTTTCTGTCGCTATTCTTATCACTGTTATGTGATTGAAGGAACTTAAGTTTGATCAGTGATGAAATAGATTGACTCATTAAAATAAGTATGTGGAATAGATCGAAGAGTTCGTGTATCCCAATATAAACTTGGAATAAGACGAGACAGACAAATTGGAACAAAGAATATAAGAAATAAGCTTGGTTATTTCAAACAGATTTGAAGTGCTGTATTTGTTAGCAATATCCTTTATAAACTTTTCCGGTATATAGACTGTATCCTGTGATTCTATTAACTTGCCGGTACCAAAATGCAACTTTCAAAGCAAATATAGAAAGGAACAGTTTGAATGCAATTTGGGCAGATGGTTTGAttatgatgaagaataaaAGACTTAGCcaccattttctttttattccCTATATTACCTTTTggaatattttcaacatctcCTTTACGccaaaaccaagaaaaaaaggacgAGATGGCCTGAGGTTTTCAATACACATAGTGATAATTTCTCAAGAGAAGACATAAGTAAACATCAATTGTTAATCTTCTACCCTTGTAAGCTCTATCACAGCTTTTATCCCTCAAATAATTGATTACTCTTCAGCATTTGCTACTTCCCTACCTCataattatatattcaaGTGCTATATTTTTTGTCCAACAATAGGAAATTAGGAGACTTTGCTTTTGAGTTGATATTCGAAGATATAGTCCAAGTCTAGTATAGAACGTATCGATATTctagaaaatttttaaagaaatggCCGGTCAAGACGAACAGGTTTTGAACCCAACTGAAGAACACTACTTAAAAAGAGAGCTGCTTCGATTTCAACTGGAATATGAAATGGAAGGGCTAAATGATCAGTTTGCCTTGAGAAAGTTTGGGTATCCTTTTTCGCCAAACGATCCAAAAGC
Coding sequences:
- the SYT1 gene encoding Arf family guanine nucleotide exchange factor SYT1, translated to MSQSISSLIKLKFLQSHNSDKNSDRKDRTNGPRNKDKNREDEGYRRPFIQLAEIQEHASNDEDKANLREFKPTKKHSKLSRIRHKMSRLDLNFRSTSERGSEEDENADAQHNSKGQDSKEKHLISEYDTNSIEREPNLNPEKTSIVNFGSDNMRKNSKHISLSLSPAKSTTEKFPTSNRSSKEYRMSQDCSLFNGERLAPTLPTMSRISTTSSIGSSTAASRYFNPSKRNVVASSSSSSSVKFNPLHPIPIDTTPQIELAKQQDEIFKKRFGRRRSRTVDVFDYIKKNNAARNKTPLSPPPFIRTIDETNASIMRPEIIRSHSPLLSDDNNISSCSTNEIDTSHLDHQKPSRSRSQSTSFVQNKSGKSKSTDNENYNGKLGLPHGSGPASVYNNTSNANSTIIGTSRRSSSIVNALSSFVNLRSPSLSSSKQQHLQQQHQLQQKLDISLNDLPPIPTPEFGDSCKDFLIKLAPYGKFIGVILTEKEDDFNKNCLSYLLTNHFEFKNDPLDIALRKLLMFLELPKESQQIDRLIMEFSTAYYKSQKSFCKKTGIECTWLNSDQVYFITFSLLMLHTDYFNPNNKCKMTKHDFVDLVHNDKYSNGNEVPIDILSYFYENVTAKESPKFNYFVMSPMALDDSVFDKDTFDTNFAISLSSNSMYSPIDMIKKGSILSKESSISPNYYPLTTSTSGSNILPSTTVSSGPSNTSAGNGTNLGVNNNNNTRPASNSISSYFSHNPSSGSSGYATLCQDDINIYSHILNDSLCDVNLFSEVSKYWKKNSMKMDMLGKEEHRYEKCFSIMSGTKGGYLRFHRSQLNKLHLPNFEILNDDSQAGFKNSEYKYSKILQMGGIMNLGMPTKKFSIVNSGKIHWKKEFAILTSFGLLICDKMDWINPQMMKDPKSGTSNYIIDFKSGFSFVPGNMIDVFNGLFADSERDSLGKSHFASLILAYSDHYSAGNHTNNVTASSCNIKHGERNFDSSSDDEENDSGHIDSSSSRSDNESGTDSVSSADAASNANVDEYKEGGSGEDDFSILQDEDGDCLLYLHTCHRNFIWKCANKYERDNWIDSINLFSAYDGCYVEIGSIANTICNKRKITVSQRLESLNSIRSEKREKLKKCERILMLLGKCVPISTKTRMDMINVIRQLAVRMDWLVYEIKRNELFIGVIKYVTYKLQVGKDELHNGKGDKKDQHGGHDNDDIDIDKSFLFNEDSLQECLDDSGGDEYNNE